From one Trifolium pratense cultivar HEN17-A07 linkage group LG1, ARS_RC_1.1, whole genome shotgun sequence genomic stretch:
- the LOC123887298 gene encoding uncharacterized protein At1g76070-like, whose protein sequence is MEKDKQSKLRNKFLKAAAAITVTFQNGPFSPGRDHKFRSDNNTNRWGAKTHAAKGFSGPVVTMIPYEARRKPKDGTTTETQEPTSPKISCMGQIKHHKKKHIVKNNIPLPRQTDASTPKDAEVKKSKFQRIFSHRSKSKFMERKSDGNSGFVSEGKNAPPMGDMRRFASSREAFSNFDWKAVIEPEEIDQRDCFTDGEDDEILIPFSAPILVGGGDTTTSSSNLKFKPRNEINLWKRRTMAPPRPLQLNPVLKAK, encoded by the coding sequence ATGGAAAAAGATAAACAGAGCAAGCTGAGGAACAAGTTCTTGAAAGCAGCAGCTGCAATCACGGTAACATTTCAAAACGGTCCTTTCAGTCCAGGAAGGGATCACAAATTTAGATCAGACAATAACACAAACAGGTGGGGTGCAAAAACTCATGCTGCCAAAGGATTCTCTGGACCTGTCGTTACTATGATTCCGTACGAAGCTAGAAGAAAACCTAAAGATGGTACTACCACTGAAACACAAGAACCCACTTCACCCAAGATTTCTTGTATGGGTCAGATCAAGCATCACAAGAAGAAACATATTGTAAAAAACAATATTCCACTTCCCAGACAAACCGATGCTTCTACTCCAAAAGACGCGGAGGTGAAGAAATCTAAGTTTCAGAGGATATTTTCACACAGATCCAAATCCAAATTCATGGAAAGAAAATCGGATGGTAATTCTGGGTTTGTCAGTGAAGGGAAGAACGCCCCGCCTATGGGTGATATGAGGCGATTCGCAAGCAGTCGCGAAGCTTTTTCTAATTTCGATTGGAAAGCTGTGATAGAGCCTGAAGAAATTGATCAAAGGGATTGTTTTACTGATGGAGAAGATGATGAGATCTTGATTCCATTTTCTGCACCTATTTTGGTTGGTGGTGGTGatacaacaacatcatcatctaATTTGAAGTTTAAGCCAAGGAATGAGATTAATCTTTGGAAGAGAAGAACAATGGCACCACCTAGGCCTCTTCAGTTGAATCCTGTGCTTAAGGCTAAATAA
- the LOC123914044 gene encoding uncharacterized protein LOC123914044, translated as MDLQDFLIRARVFKLYRQALRVAGRAPPPARGELRQTIRQEMENNRNCNDKQRIRYLISEGLERLKRLDEMLDMQGHR; from the exons ATGGATCTCCAGGATTTCCTTATTCGTGCTCGAGTCTTCAAACTTTACAGGCAAGCTTTGAGAGTTGCCGGTCGAGCACCCCCTCCTGCTAGAG GTGAACTGAGGCAAACAATTAGACAAGAGATGGAAAATAATCGAAACTGCAATGACAAGCAAAGGATCCGTTACTTGATCAGTGAAGGCTTGGAGAGATTGAAGCGACTAGATGAAATGCTTGATATGCAAGGTCACCGCTGA